The Amylolactobacillus amylophilus DSM 20533 = JCM 1125 genome contains a region encoding:
- a CDS encoding peptide ABC transporter substrate-binding protein — MKKKRIFLMGFITVATALTLAACSNNSSSSSQGDDKQVWRRMEKDIISSMDGSIITDAISGQALQDTMEGLYRYQGQKLTPAVAKKVVEPTNDGLKYAFKLRKSKWSNGDPVTAKDFVYSWKRAVDPATKSEYAYLFSGIKNADDIIAGEKDPSTLGVKATDDYTFEVDLERSVPYFGTMLTNPVFFPLNQKVVEKYGKKYGTQSKYVVYNGPFKMTKWNGTNNKWVEVKNNSYWNKSKVKLDEIQVQVLKDSDTALSLFQAGKIDDVVVSGDTAAQMKDDKSYRPQKQSRLTYLTLNVAKVPAFKNTKIRQAFSYAIDRNELVDSVLSDGSIPAQVLVPEGLAANEKTGKDFTKEVGTGKKYTKYDPEKATKLFKEGLQEVGASSVELELLGDDTEDQKKVQEYLQSTLEKNLPGLKLNIASIPFKTRVSRSLAGDFDVVVSGWSADFPDPITFLDLFETTNSYNFGKWSNASFDKYVKNSKNKDAVDPDARWQDLLDASDVSVEDMGAVPLYQNVQAHLVNMKVKNLYYSPANNYNFVGTYLK, encoded by the coding sequence ATGAAGAAGAAACGAATATTCTTAATGGGATTTATAACTGTTGCAACTGCTTTGACCTTGGCCGCATGTAGCAACAACAGCAGTAGTTCATCCCAGGGTGATGATAAGCAAGTCTGGCGCCGGATGGAGAAAGATATTATTTCATCCATGGATGGTTCAATTATTACTGACGCAATCTCCGGCCAAGCCTTACAAGATACGATGGAGGGCTTGTATCGGTATCAGGGCCAGAAACTTACGCCAGCCGTGGCTAAGAAAGTCGTGGAGCCAACAAACGATGGCCTGAAATATGCTTTTAAGCTGCGTAAGTCCAAGTGGAGTAACGGTGATCCTGTGACAGCGAAGGATTTCGTTTATTCATGGAAGCGCGCGGTTGATCCCGCTACTAAATCTGAATATGCGTACTTATTTAGCGGAATTAAGAATGCTGATGATATCATTGCAGGCGAAAAAGATCCGTCAACCCTTGGCGTCAAGGCAACAGATGACTATACTTTTGAGGTTGATCTAGAAAGATCAGTTCCATATTTTGGCACAATGCTGACCAACCCCGTCTTCTTCCCACTGAACCAGAAGGTGGTCGAGAAGTACGGTAAGAAATATGGTACACAAAGTAAGTACGTTGTTTATAACGGCCCGTTCAAGATGACGAAGTGGAACGGTACGAACAACAAGTGGGTTGAAGTGAAGAATAATTCTTACTGGAACAAGAGCAAGGTGAAGCTTGACGAGATTCAAGTCCAGGTTCTGAAGGATTCTGACACAGCATTGAGTTTATTCCAAGCAGGCAAGATCGATGATGTCGTGGTTTCAGGTGACACTGCCGCCCAAATGAAGGATGACAAGAGTTACCGTCCACAGAAACAATCGAGGTTGACGTATCTCACACTGAATGTGGCTAAGGTTCCAGCATTCAAAAATACGAAGATTCGTCAGGCATTCTCATACGCAATCGACCGGAATGAACTTGTAGATAGTGTGTTATCTGACGGTTCGATCCCAGCACAAGTTTTGGTCCCAGAGGGATTGGCAGCTAACGAGAAGACTGGGAAAGACTTCACCAAGGAAGTAGGTACTGGGAAGAAGTACACTAAGTATGACCCAGAGAAGGCTACTAAGCTGTTCAAGGAAGGATTACAAGAGGTTGGTGCTTCAAGTGTCGAACTTGAGCTGTTAGGTGATGATACGGAAGACCAGAAGAAGGTTCAGGAGTACCTGCAAAGTACATTGGAGAAGAACTTACCTGGGTTGAAGTTGAATATCGCAAGTATTCCGTTCAAAACCAGAGTTTCGCGTTCTCTGGCCGGTGATTTTGACGTGGTGGTTTCTGGTTGGTCAGCAGACTTCCCAGATCCAATCACATTCCTTGATTTGTTCGAGACGACGAACTCATATAACTTTGGTAAATGGTCGAATGCATCATTTGATAAGTATGTGAAGAATAGTAAGAACAAGGATGCAGTCGATCCCGATGCTCGCTGGCAAGATCTGTTAGACGCTAGTGATGTGTCCGTTGAGGATATGGGTGCGGTTCCGCTATACCAGAATGTGCAGGCGCACCTGGTGAACATGAAGGTGAAGAACTTGTATTACAGTCCAGCTAATAACTATAATTTTGTTGGAACATATTTGAAATAA
- a CDS encoding type II toxin-antitoxin system RelE family toxin encodes MLLSLIDRNIVNTSEPFKNGKALMRELKELWRYRIGDYRILCRINKEDIIIEIVKIAHQKSVYIFRK; translated from the coding sequence ATTCTCCTTAGCCTGATTGACAGAAACATAGTCAATACAAGTGAGCCATTTAAAAACGGGAAAGCGCTTATGAGAGAATTAAAGGAGTTGTGGCGTTATCGTATTGGTGACTACAGGATACTATGTCGAATTAATAAAGAAGATATCATTATCGAAATAGTCAAGATTGCTCACCAGAAGAGTGTCTATATATTTAGAAAGTGA
- a CDS encoding tyrosine-protein phosphatase has protein sequence MAEYQRVIQLAGALNFRDLGGYVNQHGQTVSWGKIYRAADLSLLTQSDRDKLSWLQIKHDVDLRSTSEQERNPDRLWSGAKLTKNPIYPEQGNTPALFGTPSIWWRKVHHIPEAANGFAQIYQNVILNKHAKQAFATTFKILLQNEPTVFHCSAGKDRTGMTAALVLLALEVPEETIIADYLLTNELFGFGTGNVPEDEAEIERLVSRMNLQTGEAEVMQTVIETINVGYGGIANYWQDALGLKLDQFQKLRKLYLVDDN, from the coding sequence ATGGCGGAATATCAGCGAGTAATTCAATTGGCAGGAGCGCTTAACTTTCGTGATTTGGGTGGCTATGTTAATCAACACGGGCAGACCGTTTCTTGGGGTAAAATCTATCGGGCTGCGGACTTGTCGCTGTTGACGCAATCCGATCGGGATAAATTGTCGTGGCTGCAGATTAAGCATGATGTTGACCTTCGCTCGACGTCTGAGCAGGAGAGAAATCCGGATAGGTTATGGTCTGGTGCTAAGTTGACTAAGAATCCTATCTACCCAGAACAGGGGAATACCCCCGCACTTTTCGGTACGCCAAGTATCTGGTGGCGCAAGGTACATCATATTCCGGAGGCGGCAAACGGCTTTGCCCAGATTTACCAGAATGTGATTCTAAATAAGCATGCAAAACAGGCGTTTGCAACAACGTTCAAGATACTTTTACAAAATGAGCCAACGGTGTTTCATTGCTCGGCGGGGAAGGACCGAACTGGAATGACTGCCGCCTTAGTCCTTCTGGCGTTAGAAGTGCCAGAAGAGACGATTATTGCCGATTATCTACTGACCAACGAATTATTCGGTTTTGGCACGGGTAATGTACCAGAAGATGAGGCCGAGATTGAGCGGCTCGTTAGTCGGATGAACCTGCAGACCGGTGAGGCAGAGGTGATGCAGACGGTAATCGAGACCATTAATGTTGGTTATGGTGGGATTGCTAATTACTGGCAGGATGCCTTGGGTCTCAAACTAGACCAATTTCAGAAATTACGTAAGCTTTATTTGGTAGATGATAATTAA
- a CDS encoding MFS transporter, with amino-acid sequence MKKFNLGPQIWKYLISRFAGVFGSSMLSFALGLYVLRQTGSALGMGITLITGPLVSLVLTPFVGYVVDTMSHRKIVIVGQLASMLALLSFGIVISVWPEQYYIQIISLMVILQVTDNFFGTALQSSMISLFEGAELQRVNGLAQSLNATASFLAPIIGAVVYTLVSIGSFAFIELGFELIALAGVMMLNFDAQSVTNAEPETDVSAEQEEHESIWQNFKVGFGYIRTQKLLLFVISVSTLINFFFAAINVGQPFILVDSLRLSNGQYGMTESAFAIGMVLGGVLFSAMNLKQHFVLVSFKNIIIVSILLGIIGVPLLFNWSSNVNTIFYVAFNMLIGTILVFVNSPVGIYMQANIDPKFQGRVFSIMSTLSMLLMPIGTLFYGVLFDHLNGALIFAVTGLILLLIVSTALVAVAKLKLIEQDEAQHAEIDKAEAVPSETAVN; translated from the coding sequence ATGAAAAAATTTAATTTAGGGCCACAGATTTGGAAGTATCTGATTAGTCGCTTCGCTGGGGTATTTGGCAGCTCGATGTTGAGTTTCGCACTTGGTCTGTACGTTTTGCGGCAGACGGGATCGGCTCTTGGAATGGGGATTACGCTGATCACCGGTCCCCTAGTCTCCTTGGTTCTGACGCCATTCGTTGGTTATGTGGTGGATACGATGAGCCACCGGAAAATTGTGATTGTTGGGCAGTTGGCAAGCATGCTCGCGCTTTTGTCATTCGGAATTGTGATTAGTGTCTGGCCGGAGCAGTACTATATCCAGATTATTAGCTTGATGGTTATTCTTCAGGTAACCGATAATTTCTTTGGTACAGCACTACAATCGAGTATGATTTCCTTGTTTGAGGGTGCTGAGTTGCAACGTGTGAACGGCTTAGCCCAATCGCTCAATGCTACCGCATCTTTTCTGGCGCCAATTATCGGTGCTGTCGTCTACACCTTAGTTTCCATCGGCAGTTTCGCCTTCATCGAACTCGGATTTGAGCTCATCGCTCTAGCGGGTGTCATGATGTTGAACTTTGATGCTCAAAGTGTGACGAACGCTGAACCGGAGACTGATGTTTCGGCTGAGCAGGAGGAACATGAGAGTATCTGGCAGAACTTCAAGGTGGGCTTTGGCTACATCAGAACCCAGAAATTATTATTATTTGTTATTTCGGTGTCAACGTTAATTAACTTCTTCTTCGCAGCCATCAATGTGGGGCAGCCCTTTATCTTGGTGGATTCTCTTCGTTTGAGTAATGGGCAATATGGGATGACGGAATCCGCCTTCGCAATTGGGATGGTCCTCGGTGGAGTGCTATTCAGTGCAATGAATTTGAAGCAACACTTCGTCCTCGTTAGTTTCAAAAACATTATAATTGTCTCGATCTTATTGGGGATTATCGGTGTGCCACTGTTGTTTAACTGGTCAAGTAATGTGAATACTATCTTCTATGTCGCATTTAATATGCTAATCGGAACAATCCTGGTCTTTGTGAATAGCCCCGTTGGTATCTATATGCAGGCCAACATCGATCCGAAGTTCCAAGGACGTGTGTTCTCGATTATGAGCACACTGTCAATGTTGCTCATGCCAATTGGTACACTATTCTATGGTGTGTTATTCGACCATTTGAACGGTGCGTTAATCTTTGCTGTTACTGGCCTGATTCTACTTTTGATCGTCAGCACAGCCCTTGTGGCCGTAGCGAAATTGAAGCTAATTGAGCAGGATGAAGCACAGCATGCGGAGATTGACAAGGCTGAAGCGGTTCCAAGTGAGACTGCTGTCAATTAG
- a CDS encoding SDR family oxidoreductase, giving the protein MTEQRDPRTLYFHEKFKSQQQDTPALQRQMEPEPDCGEDSYQGSGKLAGRKALITGGDSGIGRAAAIAYAREGADVAIQFFPPEEEDALDVVEAVKDSSGKFMLFPCDLREDGAATALIEAVVDELGGLDILVLNAGQQIAQQSISELPIEQVKTTFTVNIISMFEAAQAAVNHLQPGSTIITTSSVQATNPSPQLLDYAATKAAISNFTVNLAQQLAAKGIRVNGVAPGPIWTPLQLDGGQFPDKIPEFGQDSLIGRAGQPVELAPVYVFLASPESSYVTGQIYGVTGGTNINL; this is encoded by the coding sequence ATGACTGAACAAAGAGACCCCAGAACACTATATTTCCACGAAAAATTCAAGAGCCAGCAACAAGACACCCCAGCGCTCCAGCGTCAAATGGAGCCTGAACCAGATTGTGGCGAGGATTCATACCAAGGCTCTGGTAAACTAGCGGGACGAAAAGCTTTAATCACAGGTGGTGACTCCGGCATCGGACGGGCAGCAGCAATTGCCTATGCCAGAGAGGGTGCAGACGTCGCTATTCAATTCTTTCCACCAGAGGAAGAAGATGCATTAGACGTAGTCGAAGCTGTGAAGGATTCAAGCGGTAAGTTCATGCTATTTCCTTGTGACCTCAGGGAGGACGGTGCGGCTACAGCACTGATTGAGGCCGTCGTCGATGAATTGGGCGGCCTTGACATTCTCGTTTTAAACGCAGGGCAGCAGATTGCTCAGCAAAGCATCTCGGAATTACCAATTGAGCAAGTCAAAACAACATTTACAGTTAACATCATCTCGATGTTCGAAGCCGCTCAGGCAGCGGTTAACCACTTACAACCGGGGAGTACAATCATTACAACATCCTCCGTTCAAGCAACCAATCCAAGTCCCCAATTACTTGATTATGCGGCGACCAAAGCGGCCATCTCAAACTTCACAGTCAATCTTGCACAACAACTTGCAGCAAAGGGTATTCGGGTGAACGGAGTCGCTCCCGGACCAATCTGGACACCGCTGCAGCTTGATGGTGGGCAGTTCCCTGATAAGATTCCTGAATTTGGTCAGGATTCGCTAATTGGCCGTGCCGGTCAGCCGGTTGAGCTTGCACCAGTCTATGTCTTCCTGGCATCCCCAGAATCCAGCTATGTGACCGGCCAAATCTACGGTGTCACCGGTGGTACAAATATCAATCTCTAA
- a CDS encoding type II toxin-antitoxin system RelB/DinJ family antitoxin gives MNIYCQVSAMVDKNDVARANEFLSTHYLDLGDMSEILMNSVSYDKNLPFDVPFGSQIVSDFDPERATKIIDDYYGAYPSNKVDINNPDQVDDFVNGFVKLVFPNLPTQQVNDPNLVEVKSDKIIGIFKIRSAEHLAKLGYDIATAIQLMVKYIADNQEIPFDGVGDGATPEQKKYYEENKEQIVKDLDELVNRVSGEPKMVDADHPENIAEFFDEEFPEMDELFRGCEFQ, from the coding sequence ATGAATATTTATTGCCAGGTTTCTGCTATGGTAGATAAGAATGACGTTGCACGTGCAAACGAATTTCTGAGTACGCACTATCTAGATTTGGGAGATATGTCAGAAATACTGATGAATAGCGTTTCATATGATAAGAATCTCCCCTTTGATGTGCCATTTGGTAGCCAAATTGTTTCTGATTTTGATCCAGAGCGTGCTACTAAGATTATCGATGATTATTATGGGGCATATCCTAGTAATAAGGTCGATATTAATAATCCTGACCAAGTGGATGACTTTGTTAATGGGTTCGTCAAACTAGTATTTCCTAATCTGCCAACTCAACAAGTTAATGACCCAAACCTTGTAGAAGTTAAGTCTGACAAAATCATTGGTATCTTCAAGATTAGATCCGCTGAACATTTAGCTAAGCTAGGTTACGATATTGCGACGGCAATTCAGCTGATGGTTAAATATATTGCAGATAATCAAGAGATTCCATTTGATGGCGTTGGTGACGGAGCTACACCCGAGCAAAAGAAATATTATGAAGAGAATAAGGAACAAATAGTTAAAGATCTCGATGAGTTAGTTAATAGGGTTAGTGGTGAACCTAAAATGGTTGATGCTGATCACCCGGAAAATATTGCTGAATTTTTTGATGAAGAATTTCCTGAAATGGATGAGCTCTTTCGTGGTTGTGAATTTCAGTAA
- a CDS encoding type II toxin-antitoxin system HicB family antitoxin: protein MLYTYPALFYFDDTETEEVPYFVHFPDLENSATQGNNISDAIRMAVDLLGNLLTYYVEDGKHVPRPSNINDLSLVGNNPFKDDDFDFKFQVDKSFISMVTVDLDDFLDYNDPIELTLAIPKWADESGKRLHLHYSKALTDAIMQKTDEAH from the coding sequence ATGCTATACACTTATCCAGCACTTTTTTACTTTGATGACACCGAAACTGAAGAAGTTCCTTATTTCGTTCACTTTCCAGACTTAGAAAATTCTGCAACGCAAGGAAATAACATTAGTGACGCAATTAGAATGGCCGTGGATCTCCTCGGAAATCTTCTAACATATTATGTCGAAGATGGCAAACATGTTCCAAGGCCATCTAATATTAATGACCTCTCACTTGTAGGAAACAATCCTTTCAAAGATGATGATTTTGATTTTAAATTTCAGGTTGATAAATCATTTATTTCAATGGTTACAGTGGATTTAGATGATTTTCTCGATTATAATGACCCAATTGAACTAACCTTAGCTATTCCAAAATGGGCGGACGAGTCTGGTAAAAGATTGCACCTCCACTACTCTAAAGCACTGACAGATGCTATTATGCAGAAAACGGATGAAGCACATTAA
- a CDS encoding chloride channel protein, producing the protein MIFGLCASAVFGTLLGLFYALQTFLIDELWISPRVSPLQNAAMLVLVGAMILITTHFFGQLPQNYGKIRLQLRESGTANYRFVLLQMIFPAFILISGTSLGPEATLVSSTLLYGTWLRDKLRYYDLHFDLLQRFSGWQKWRRLLAINKYVLRTPVDSPAMLPLSARLKKVLTLAFFANGILWFVIVFTLSGEPGLVIRIGSSHWQGKAWVILLPLLFFSYFSGQVFYKLMVRIKQFVALNIQRPFFEVLLGGLVIFAAGLIAPEMLFSGQHNFHLFTTGWQSKSIVYLMMVALGKLVLLTICKQTGWLGGDIFPVLFSVTTIGFVIAHFLPSVDQIFAVVIVAIGMGTAILGSPILVGSLIGIMFAPLNLLPLVIVATIVLKIWQDYLADRVNVAYFKDIYDKTKWSSRVDNWS; encoded by the coding sequence ATGATATTCGGGCTCTGTGCGAGTGCGGTCTTTGGCACCCTGCTTGGCCTGTTCTACGCACTACAAACGTTTCTAATTGATGAATTATGGATTAGTCCACGTGTTAGCCCGCTACAAAACGCCGCGATGCTGGTGCTGGTTGGGGCAATGATTCTCATCACGACGCACTTTTTCGGTCAGCTCCCACAGAATTATGGTAAAATCCGGTTGCAGTTGAGAGAATCTGGCACTGCGAACTATCGCTTTGTGCTACTCCAAATGATCTTTCCCGCATTTATCCTGATTAGCGGAACTAGCCTTGGCCCAGAAGCCACGCTTGTGAGTTCGACATTGTTATATGGTACTTGGTTGCGCGATAAGTTGCGTTATTACGATCTTCATTTTGATTTGTTGCAGCGGTTCTCTGGCTGGCAAAAGTGGCGGCGATTACTGGCGATTAATAAATATGTTCTAAGAACACCGGTAGACAGTCCTGCGATGCTCCCGTTGTCAGCTCGTCTCAAAAAGGTTTTGACGCTAGCATTTTTTGCAAACGGAATTCTCTGGTTTGTCATCGTCTTCACGCTGAGCGGTGAACCTGGATTGGTTATTCGCATTGGCAGCAGCCATTGGCAAGGAAAAGCCTGGGTCATCCTATTACCACTACTTTTCTTCAGCTATTTCAGCGGTCAGGTATTCTACAAGTTGATGGTTCGAATTAAGCAGTTTGTCGCGCTCAATATTCAGCGCCCGTTTTTCGAAGTACTCCTTGGTGGCCTGGTAATTTTTGCTGCAGGGTTAATCGCGCCAGAAATGCTTTTCTCGGGTCAGCATAACTTCCATCTCTTTACCACGGGTTGGCAATCGAAATCGATCGTATACTTAATGATGGTTGCGCTCGGGAAGCTGGTGCTCCTGACCATTTGTAAACAGACGGGCTGGCTTGGCGGCGATATTTTTCCTGTGCTCTTCTCCGTGACTACGATAGGATTTGTTATCGCTCATTTTCTGCCCAGTGTAGACCAGATTTTTGCTGTTGTAATAGTAGCGATTGGAATGGGAACGGCCATCTTGGGCTCGCCAATTCTTGTCGGTAGCCTCATTGGAATCATGTTTGCACCGCTGAATTTGTTGCCATTAGTGATTGTGGCAACGATTGTGCTGAAGATTTGGCAGGATTATCTGGCTGATCGCGTTAATGTAGCTTACTTTAAGGATATTTACGATAAAACCAAGTGGTCCAGTCGCGTAGATAACTGGAGTTAA